The following are from one region of the Takifugu rubripes chromosome 16, fTakRub1.2, whole genome shotgun sequence genome:
- the emilin1a gene encoding EMILIN-1-A, which yields METLFYLLAFVSVSWALGYSESSVQPGQRAASRHRNWCAYVVTRTVSCVMEDGVETYIKPDYQRCTWGQCPRVAYRTYRRPRYKVAYKMVTEMEWKCCHGYSGEDCHDGPKVTTDSQVTGGRPHGSQTGHSSNGGHTGGSGGGQGDTARIRQLEETIQGLTKELSNVRTTMQGINQRLTGLSGAIVPADSAQPHMKETINSIQTKLDHLYNRTQVHDQTLVNINNHLVNGGSNDLDGASRGGGDQLNTLKQEILTELERRVSLSCSACQAGVEDVRHQQQQDRERIQALEKLISSMDQHLRRSLEMSRSSQACCSTVSELEKTLSDVQVRLTTTANKCDVIKGRLDKELAGTGGGKGRVTEDKLNGKIRELEKRVNNTMRKTEQRCTNTGNNLKDSVQRDVTQLRNMVLNRLDDNSFKIGKIELDVDVLEDTVTDHSRRLGQLENITTYLDRSLTSVANMCNNSCGANGKGHKTDDTVKTLEWRVVANREEIQRFNTRLKDLSVTGDSLVDRVVDLSDDVKRILAVTGKNGEHFNRIVTEVETLGRDVEDCSICRRVEDDLRSLTNATTTGLQKCQTDLTALGRKVDSEETVCSQVCSNLQEEVGRLREEVEECAGQCKINMDDLKKQLDGHSFHSSRLGGDLKSVQGELAGVMVTFNSINDTLKGLGRTVHTHGNTLTDLSNTKDHILSKVDGLQKDLTDTRTQFDGLGKEIQIIKSNYVTEIGECRRTADGLDQRLTKVEGVCGRLDSFSDSLERITGGLNQHVSELWSKVNGLNVTVASQGNAIGHIQNVHLVKVQSNVNRLNSSLIDLAKEFHDFRELDFKGPPGLPGPRGEKGEPGAQGLMGPPGIMGLPGRQGKEGPAGPPGLKGEEGPAGSDAQVPRLSFSAAMTRSMRGVGTIVFNKVFVNEEEAYNPQTGYFTAPFRGRYFFSGILTGHKNMKIEAVLSKSNKGVARVDSAGYQPEGLEKPMAEAKHLPGALSVFNIILPLEAGDTVCIDLVTGMLAYSSEPLTMFSGVLLYKT from the exons GAATTGGTGCGCTTATGTGGTGACACGCACGGTCAGCTGCGTGATGGAGGACGGGGTGGAGACGTACATCAAACCCGACTATCAACGCTGCACCTGGGGACAGTGTCCGAGAGTTGC GTACCGGACTTACAGGAGGCCCAGGTACAAGGTGGCCTACAAGATGGTGACAGAAATGGAGTGGAagtgttgccatggctactCTGGGGAAGACTGCCATGATGGACCAAAGGTAACCACTGACAGCCAGGTCACTGGGGGGCGGCCCCACGGCTCGCAGACCGGCCACAGCAGTAATGGTGGACACacaggaggatcaggaggaggtCAAG GTGATACTGCCAGGATCAGACAGCTGGAGGAAACTATCCAGGGCCTGACGAAAGAACTGAGCAATGTGCGGACCACCATGCAAGGAATTAACCAGAGGCT GACTGGTCTCAGTGGGGCCATCGTCCCTGCAGATTCAGCTCAGCCTCACATGAAGGAAACCATCAACAGCATACAGACCAAACTGGACCATCTGTACAacagaacacag GTCCACGATCAGACTCTAGTCAACATCAACAACCACCTGGTGAACGGAGGGAGCAACGATCTGGACGGAGCGTCCAGGGGTGGAGGAGACCAGCTGAACACTCTGAAGCAGGAGATCCTTACGGAGCTGGAGAGAAGGGTGTCTCTGTCCTGCTCCGCCTGCCAG GCTGGTGTGGAGGACGTGAGgcaccagcagcaacaggacAGGGAACGGATCCAGGCGTTAGAGAAGCTGATCAGCTCCATGGACCAGCACCTGAGGCGGAGCCTGGAGATGTCACGCAGCTCCCAGGCCTGCTGCAGCACCGTCAGTGAGCTGGAGAAGACGCTGTCTGACGTCCAAGTCCGTCTCACCACCACAGCAAACAAATGCGACGTCATCAAGGGGCGACTGGATAAGGAGCTTGCAGGGacgggaggaggaaagggacGGGTGACGGAGGACAAGCTGAACGGCAAAATCAGAGAGCTGGAAAAGAGGGTGAACAACACTATGAGGAAGACGGAGCAGAGGTGCACAAACACTGGGAACAACCTGAAGGACAGCGTCCAGAGAGACGTCACGCAGCTGCGCAACATGGTCCTCAATCGGCTGGACGACAACAGCTTCAAGATCGGCAAAATAGAGCTGGATGTGGACGTTCTGGAAGACACTGTTACTGACCACAGCCGACGTTTGGGTCAGCTGGAGAACATCACAACTTATTTAGACAGAAGCCTGACGTCCGTCGCAAACATGTGCAACAACAGTTGCGGGGCAAATGGAAAAGGTCACAAGACCGATGACACTGTGAAGACGTTGGAGTGGAGAGTGGTGGCGAACCGAGAGGAGATCCAGAGGTTTAACACCAGGCTGAAAGACTTGTCTGTGACAGGGGACTCGCTGGTCGATAGAGTGGTCGACTTATCGGACGATGTGAAAAGGATCCTAGCCGTGACGGGAAAGAATGGGGAACATTTCAACAGGATAGTGACAGAGGTTGAAACGCTGGGCCGTGACGTTGAGGACTGTTCCATCTGCAGAAGGGTAGAGGACGACCTGCGCTCCCTCACCAACGCCACCACCACTGGCCTCCAGAAGTGCCAGACTGATCTAACCGCCCTAGGGAGAAAAGTCGACTCGGAAGAGACGGTCTGCTCTCAGGTGTGCTCCAACCTTCAGGAGGAAGTAGGCCGGCTTCgagaagaggtggaggagtgcGCTGGGCAGTGTAAAATAAACATGGACGACCTGAAGAAACAGCTGGATGGGCACAGTTTCCACAGCAGTAGATTAGGAGGGGACCTGAAGTCTGTCCAAGGAGAGCTGGCTGGAGTTATGGTCACATTCAACTCCATTAACGACACCCTGAAGGGCCTGGGAAGGACTGTACACACACATGGCAACACGCTGACTGATCTGTCCAACACCAAGGACCACATCCTCTCAAAG GTGGACGGTTTACAGAAGGACCTGACAGACACGAGGACTCAGTTTGACGGTCTCGGGAAAGAGATACAAATAATAAAGAGCAACTATGTGACCGAGATTGGGGAGTGTCGGCGGACCGCTGACGGCCTGGACCAGAGGCTCACTAAGGTGGAGGGAGTGTGCGGCCGCTTGGACTCCTTCTCAGACAGTTTGGAAAGGATCACGGGGGGCCTAAACCAACATGTGTCTGAGTTGTGGAGCAAGGTAAACGGACTCAATGTCACAGTGGCGTCCCAAGGAAACGCCATTGGCCACATCCAGAATGTCCATCTGGTGAAAGTCCAGTCCAACGTGAACCGGCTGAACTCCTCGCTAATCGACCTGGCCAAAGAGTTCCACGACTTCAGGGAACTAGACTTCAAGG GTCCCCCTGGTCTTCCAGGCCCTCgtggagaaaaaggagagcCTGGAGCTCAAGGTCTTATGGGTCCACCGGGAATAATGGGACTTCCAGGCCGACAAGGCAAGGAGGGACCCGCTGGACCACCAG GTCTCAAAGGTGAAGAAG GACCTGCCGGCTCTGATGCACAAGTACCGCGTCTATCCTTCTCGGCCGCCATGACTCGCTCCATGAGAGGAGTTGGAACCATAGTGTTCAACAAAGTCTTTGTCAATGAAGAGGAGGCCTACAAtccacagacag GGTATTTCACTGCTCCATTCAGAGGGAGGTACTTCTTCAGCGGCATCCTTACAGGCCATAAGAACATGAAGATTGAGGCCGTTCTGTCCAAGTCCAACAAAGGTGTTGCCCGAGTAGATTCGGCTGGCTATCAGCCGGAAGGTCTGGAGAAACCCATGGCGGAGGCCAAACACCTCCCTGGAGCTCTGTCGGTCTTCAACATCATCCTGCCTCTGGAGGCAGGGGACACGGTCTGCATCGACCTGGTCACCGGCATGCTGGCATACTCCTCGGAACCTTTGACCATGTTTAGCGGAGTCCTGCTGTACAAGACCTGA